The following coding sequences are from one Carassius auratus strain Wakin chromosome 47, ASM336829v1, whole genome shotgun sequence window:
- the LOC113064966 gene encoding ubiquitin carboxyl-terminal hydrolase isozyme L5, whose protein sequence is MAGSAGEWCLMESDPGVFTELIKGFGCKGAQVEEIWSMEPENFENLKPVHGLIFLFKWQPGEEPAGSIVQDSRLDQIFFAKQVINNACATQAIVSVLLNCTHPDMHLGETLSEFKEFSQSFDAAMKGLALSNSEVIRQVHNSFARQQMFEFDAKSSAKEEDAFHFVSYVPVNGRLYELDGLREGPIDLGVCDQDDWISAVRPVIEKRIQKYSEGEIRFNLMAIVSDRKMIYEKKIVELQAQLTEEEPMDTDQSGNHLSSIQSEIAKYQLLIDEENQKLKRYKVENIRRKHNYLPFIMELLKTLAEYQQLIPLVEKAKEKQSAKKIQEAK, encoded by the exons GGTGCAAAGGCGCACAGGTGGAAGAGATATGGAGCATGGAGCCAGAAAACTTTGAAAATCTCAA GCCCGTTCATGGACTGATTTTCCTCTTCAAGTGGCAACCCGGTGAGGAGCCAGCGGGGTCTATAGTTCAAGACTCAAGGCTGGATCAGATTTTCTTCGCCAAGCAG GTCATCAATAATGCTTGTGCGACCCAAGCGATCGTCAGTGTGTTGTTAAACTGTACGCATCCTGATATGCACCTCGGGGAAACGCTGTCCGAGTTTAAAGAGTTTTCACAGAGTTTTGACGCTGCG ATGAAGGGCCTTGCTCTCAGTAACTCTGAAGTGATTCGACAAGTTCACAACAGCTTCGCCAG acaaCAGATGTTTGAGTTCGATGCGAAGTCGTCGGCTAAAGAAGAGGACGCTTTTCATTTTGTGAGCTACGTTCCTGTTAACGGTCGATTGTATGAGTTGGACGGACTTCGTGAAGGACCCATAGACTTGG GTGTGTGTGACCAGGATGATTGGATCAGTGCTGTGCGGCCCGTCATTGAGAAAAGAATACAGAA ATACAGCGAGGGTGAGATTCGATTCAACTTGATGGCCATTGTTTCAGACCGCAAGATGATCTATGAGAAGAAGATCGTTGAACTCCAGGCGCAGCTCACTGAG GAAGAGCCGATGGACACGGACCAGAGTGGAAATCATCTCAGCTCTATCCAGTCAGAGATCGCCAAGTACCAGCTCCTGATCGATGAAGAGAACCAAAAACTTAAAAGATACAAA gttgAGAACATTAGAAGGAAGCACAACTACCTGCCCTTTATAATGGAGTTACTGAAGACTCTGGCTGAATATCAGCAGCTGATTCCTCTGGTGGAGAAG GCAAAGGAAAAACAAAGTGCCAAAAAAATACAAGAAGCCAAGTAA